GTGATTTTTGAGTAAAAAAATCTTAATTTGCTCACTTTTAGTCAAAAATCGCTGTCGCACCCTTCGTGGGTGCGTGGATTGAAATTCGCTGTACGAAGGAATCAAATGTGCATCGCTCAAAGTCGCACCCTTCGTGGGTGCGTGGATTGAAATTCCGCTCCACATCTATTTAAAGTAACGAGGTTATAGTCGCACCCTTCGTGGGTGCGTGGATTGAAATTTGTGCTAGGATGAATATGGCCGACATAAACAGTGTCGCACCCTTCGTGGGTGCGTGGATTGAAATGGGTCATTTTGAAAATCTTCAACATAATGACCCCGGTCGCACCCTTCGTGGGTGCGTGGATTGAAATGCCTGTTGGTGACGAGCCTATCGTTACTACGAACGTCGCACCCTTCGTGGGTGCGTGGATTGAAATTCTACGCAATCAGCGACGGTCAGCTTGCGGCCGGGTCGCACCCTTCGTGGGTGCGTGGATTGAAATCGTCCTTTTCAATAGCGGCATTTATCCACAAAACGTCGCACCCTTCGTGGGTGCGTGGATTGAAATACTAGGAAATCTAAGTCTTTATTTATCTCGCGAGAAGTCGCACCCTTCGTGGGTGCGTGGATTGAAATATCTGTGGGATCTATAATCACATTGCTTGGGACTGGTCGCACCCTTCGTGGGTGCGTGGATTGAAATGGCTATACAGAACAATGACCTCAATGTTTATGTAGCGTCGCACCCTTCGTGGGTGCGTGGATTGAAATGGTTTACAGGTGGCTAACAAAAGACGTTAAGGAGGTCGCACCCTTCGTGGGTGCGTGGATTGAAATTACCAACAGATTTGGAAAGAGAGTTACGAGTTGTGTCGCACCCTTCGTGGGTGCGTGGATTGAAATAATTTTTTAGGAGGTTTGTTATCTACATCAGACAGTCGCACCCTTCGTGGGTGCGTGGATTGAAATCTTTTTCGTTGTACCTGAACGATGGAACTTGTTTGTCGCACCCTTCGTGGGTGCGTGGATTGAAATAATAGTCCCGCACTCTGTGTAGTCCAAGAAAAAAAGTCGCACCCTTCGTGGGTGCGTGGATTGAAATTCACTGGTTAACCCCTCAACAAACTGGATAATGCGTCGCACCCTTCGTGGGTGCGTGGATTGAAATTCTTGTTGTAACAACACCATCACGGCGACGGAAAGTCGCACCCTTCGTGGGTGCGTGGATTGAAATTTTGGTGACACTTAACTCATGTCGATCGACTGACGTCGCACCCTTCGTGGGTGCGTGGATTGAAATTTATAACACAACCATCTACAACGAGCGTGGCATATATGTCGCACCCTTCGTGGGTGCGTGGATTGAAATAGCGCAACCCGCAACTGAATACGACAAGTTGCAGATTCAGTCGCACCCTTCGTGGGTGCGTGGATTGAAATAAGAAGTTGAGGCGATTGTTGAGGAGGAGGCTTAAGTCGCACCCTTCGTGGGTGCGTGGATTGAAATTTCTGGTGTAGCCCCCTCAACCCACTCTCCCCCGTCGCACCCTTCGTGGGTGCGTGGATTGAAATGACTATCTTTGGTATGTTCGAGTTACCTTGAAAAGTCGCACCCTTCGTGGGTGCGTGGATTGAAATCGTTGTGTAATGAGTGCCACTCAATCATACATAACGTCGCACCCTTCGTGGGTGCGTGGATTGAAATAAGTCATAAAAGTCCACGCGATGCCCCTCGGATAGTCGCACCCTTCGTGGGTGCGTGGATTGAAATATGACCAATAGGGCATCGTTTAGGTCACTCATATAGTCGCACCCTTCGTGGGTGCGTGGATTGAAATCCTCTAAAATCCCATCAACCGTCTTTTGTGTGCGGTCGCACCCTTCGTGGGTGCGTGGATTGAAATTTTGAAGTCTCCCATTGTCTAACAAGGATATTTAAAAGTCGCACCCTTCGTGGGTGCGTGGATTGAAATCTGTGTGTCTGTCGCAATGTAATCATCACCCGACAGTCGCACCCTTCGTGGGTGCGTGGATTGAAATATGCTTACGATGGTATTAGGACTGACACCCAACAGGTCGCACCCTTCGTGGGTGCGTGGATTGAAATAACTAACCACGTTTTTATAGATCCGTTAGAGCTAGTCGCACCCTTCGTGGGTGCGTGGATTGAAATATCAACTAGCACATCATCAGTTAACCCTCGCTTAGTCGCACCCTTCGTGGGTGCGTGGATTGAAATGCATCTGGGGCAATCCATTACCTCACCCCCGTACGTCGCACCCTTCGTGGGTGCGTGGATTGAAATACATCGTCCATGACCGTTTGGTTTTAAATGTATAGTCGCACCCTTCGTGGGTGCGTGGATTGAAATTGTCCAGTGGGCATATAGGTGATTTCGGGCATAGAGTCGCACCCTTCGTGGGTGCGTGGATTGAAATTGTTCCAATCCGAATAATTTATAGCGCAACGCCGTCGCACCCTTCGTGGGTGCGTGGATTGAAATTCGAAGTAAGCGGCGTTAAAGACTACGAAGAACTGGTCGCACCCTTCGTGGGTGCGTGGATTGAAATCGTCAGGCCCTCGCAATCCAACATAAAAGCACGAGTCGCACCCTTCGTGGGTGCGTGGATTGAAATATTGTTCTGAGTTCAAGTACAAAAGAGAGGTTACGTCGCACCCTTCGTGGGTGCGTGGATTGAAATTTTAATTGGTCAACACCTTGTACATTTAGATTAAGTCGCACCCTTCGTGGGTGCGTGGATTGAAATTTTAATTTCGGTAACCCTGTGGCTTGTGATTACTGTCGCACCCTTCGTGGGTGCGTGGATTGAAATATTCGACTGACTCCCCTCTCCCCTCCTCCCCGTTGTCGCACCCTTCGTGGGTGCGTGGATTGAAATATTTTATGCCTCCTCAAATCGTCTAACTCCGCTTGTCGCACCCTTCGTGGGTGCGTGGATTGAAATAAAATTGTTCGTCCACCTTAGATCCTGTTAATTCTTGTCGCACCCTTCGTGGGTGCGTGGATTGAAATGATTTATCTAATGTTGAATATCCACCAATCGCAGAGTCGCACCCTTCGTGGGTGCGTGGATTGAAATAATTTGGCTTGTGCTGTATCAATCCCGACTAGGCGTCGCACCCTTCGTGGGTGCGTGGATTGAAATGATCCTGACAACGTTTTAATGCAAGATGCTAAAACGTCGCACCCTTCGTGGGTGCGTGGATTGAAATAGATTCACCTGTGACGAGTCCTAATGTTCTTTCAGTCGCACCCTTCGTGGGTGCGTGGATTGAAATTTTAATTTCGGTAACCCTGTGGCTTGTGATTACTGTCGCACCCTTCGTGGGTGCGTGGATTGAAATCCCCTTGTGCTAATTGCATCCGTTTATTTTGAGCAGTCGCACCCTTCGTGGGTGCGTGGATTGAAATTTTAATCCAAACCGCAGAAGGCGCACTTAATGAAAGTCGCACCCTTCGTGGGTGCGTGGATTGAAATAATTGGTAAAGTATCATGAGAACTATATCCGGTAGTCGCACCCTTCGTGGGTGCGTGGATTGAAATAAGCATCAGTGATGCTACTACTGTAAACAATACGGTCGCACCCTTCGTGGGTGCGTGGATTGAAATAATATAAAAAGAACAATGTCGTAGCCTATAATGGATGTCGCACCCTTCGTGGGTGCGTGGATTGAAATATGCTGTCCCCGTTTATCCGCATCATGAATATGTCGTCGCACCCTTCGTGGGTGCGTGGATTGAAATAACCTCTTTGGGTCTGAGTATCTTTGTAGAATTATGTCGCACCCTTCGTGGGTGCGTGGATTGAAATCTGAGGGGGCCAAGTTTACCGACACAATTTACACAGTCGCACCCTTCGTGGGTGCGTGGATTGAAATTAAAGAAACGCCAGCGGGGGCACAAAGCAAGGTGGGTCGCACCCTTCGTGGGTGCGTGGATTGAATTGTAAAAATGGGTCAATTCAAGTGCGACAATTGAGATTATTATAAATATAAACAATATGACCACCATAGCTTAGATGAACGCCCTTGGACTTTGATTTTTCGTGTGAATTATGACTTACCTTGTCATATCCAAGGGTGTGTGGATTGAGGTTCTTGTTATTTCTCTTCTGTTCATCTTTCAGAGTTGAATCCCACCCTCCATCCGTCCCCAGAATACCCTCTTGAAAACAAGAAAAAAGCTGACCCATGACGAGGAGTTACACCCGCAAACTACGATTTGAGCGGGGAAAACACCTGGATGGATCAGCTTTTTTTAGGCCTTTTTGACAACTTTTGATTTTAGTTTCATTTGACCAAAACCGTCGACTCTGCAATCGATGTCGTGGCCGTCTCGGCTGCCGTCAACTAAGCGGATATCATTTACTTTGGTTCCAATTTTGATTACGTTCGAGCTGCCTTTTACTTTAAGGTCTCGAATCACGGTAACAGAATCCCCGTCTTGTAGAATCGTGCCGTGGGCATCTCTAATAACAGGTCCATCTTGCGTTGCTTCGCTTTCCGCCGCATCTGGATTCCATTCGTGCGCGCATTCAGGACAGATGAACAGATCTCGGTCTTCATAGGTGTATTGTGAATTGCAATTTGGGCAATCCGGTAAATTTGCCATCGTTTTTATCCCTCCTAATCTTCTATATACTGCCATACTTTTCAATGATTGACAAGCTAGTCTCT
This portion of the Ammoniphilus oxalaticus genome encodes:
- a CDS encoding zinc ribbon domain-containing protein YjdM; the encoded protein is MANLPDCPNCNSQYTYEDRDLFICPECAHEWNPDAAESEATQDGPVIRDAHGTILQDGDSVTVIRDLKVKGSSNVIKIGTKVNDIRLVDGSRDGHDIDCRVDGFGQMKLKSKVVKKA